From the Helianthus annuus cultivar XRQ/B chromosome 17, HanXRQr2.0-SUNRISE, whole genome shotgun sequence genome, the window CAAAATTACACGTTTAAAACACATATTGTTGAAAAGGAACTTCAGTTGATGTTTTGGTGTGATGGAGTTTCAAAAACAAATTATCACGCTTTTGGCGATGTAGTGGCATTTGATGCAACGTATCACACAAACATGTAatgattttaaaatatttttttgcaTTTAGTATCTGCCTTTTTTCTACGTCTTTAATATAAACACTATATTTATGAATCTTTTTTTTAGGTACGATATGATATTTGTCCCCTTTACCGGGGTTGATCATCATAAGAAGTGTACAATATTCGGGGCTGGATTGATTCACAACGAAACCATCGAGTCGTACTCATGGCTTTTACAAAAGTTTTTAGAAGCGCACAATGGAAAACAACCTCTTATCATATTAACCGATCAAGATTGCGCCATGAAGCAAGCCGTGAACAATGTTTCTGATAAGTCTGTACACAGACTATGTATGTGGCACATCACCAATAAAATTCCAGCTAAGGTATGGAAAATGGATTTTAAATACGTGTATGGGTATAGGTTATGTATGTGTCAtgtatatgtttaaaaaataGCTGACTTTTCtgatatacacatatgtacagtTATGTATGTTGTTTGACGGGTGTATTTATTACGATCCTAATGCAATGACTTATCCTATATCCTATGTGTAGATTAAGGGCAGTGATGAAACGAATGCTGAGTTAAAGAAACAGATCCACAAACTAGTGTGGAATGTTTACATAGAACCCCACAGGTTTGAAAAGAGATGGAATTTACTCATGTCTGAGTATGGTTTGGAAGATCATGCTTGGATGAATGAAATGTACGCTATAAGGGAACAGTGGATTCCATGTTATTTTCGTGATATACCTATGTGTTGCCTTATGAAGACCACTTCTCGATGCGAAAGTGCTAATCATATGTTTAAAGCAAATTCTAGTCCCCATAATACGTTGGTGCAGTTCATGCTTTGCTATGATACATCGGTGGACAAGATACGTAACAAACAACGTAAACTATCTTATGAGACAGATACAACCAATCCCGAGCGATACAAAACATCGTTTCCGATAGAACGTCATGCCAATGAAGTATATACACGCACGTTATTTTGGGAAGTTCAAAAGGAGATTGACAAGTCTAACAGTTTGTGTTATGTTGCCGAAAGAGGAATGGTTGATGGAGTTAATACGTATCTTGTTGCTCATCAAGATCACACCAAAGAAATTGTGAATGAGTTTAAGGTTAGTTACACTTTTAGTGTCTGCAGTTCTTACAATCTTCACAACTTTGTTTTTATTGAACAAATTTTAATTGTCTTTGTTAATAATGTAGGTAACTTTCAACAAAAGTGATCTTACAGTTTCATGTGTATGCATGGGTTTTACCCGGGTTGGGTATCTTTGTCGACACATGTTTTGCGTATTCAGGCATCACAACATTTTTCAGATTCCAGCCAGATACATACATCCGAGATGGTGTAGAGATGCTATCCCAGCTAGTGTACACTTACTGGAGAATAGGTTATATGACGACCAAAGTAGGAGTGGTGTGTTGTGGCGCGGGATTTGTGATAACGTGAACATGTGTAGAGACAGGGTGCGTGGCAATATTGAGAAATTACAAGAGTTAAGTGACCAGATTCAAGCTATTAAAGATAAGCTTTTTAGCGAGATACCGTACGATCATTCAATCAATAAAAAGGATGTTGTGATAGAGGATGTAATTGCGCATAAACAACCAGCTGAGGTTTCTTGCACGGCCCCGCGGAAAATACGCAACAAAGGATGTGGAAAGCATAAACGAACAGTTGGTCCCGGTGAGAAAGCAATCAAGATTAGTAAAAAAAAGAGAAGGAAATGCAATTTCTGCGGAAAACTCGTAAGGGGCCATGATAAGAGGAACTGCCCGCTAAAAAGGGGAAGCCGGTTAAGGATGACTCGTCAACCGACAAAGAAGATGAGATATACGAAGATGAAGAAACCGAAGAATCTGGCTCTGAGGATTCTGGTAGTGAAGAATAGTTTCATTAAACCGTATCAACATTTgccttttttttttctaaacattTCGGCTGGTTATTGTATTAGATTATATGTTTAAGCAGTTTGTCTTCTGATGTACCGAAGTctgggtgttttttttttttttacttttttatgcAGTTACTATTGTGTTTTTTATGCAATTTATGCGAAAAACGCGTAAGGGGCAATAATCTTTTTGCAAAATAATTGAAGATGAATAAGCCATACGATCTATGGTATGACCCCGTTCAGTTAACGGCTTGTTTGCAGAACTAGATTTGGTTGACGTTCGACTATCCGACCCACCGAAAAAGGATGACATCCCCGCAGCTTGTGTTTCCAACCTCACCAGTTGGCTGGACCCTAGCTTGTTTATGCTGATCTGTGGCGACTACATTGCCTTGTCGGCCTATAAATGAGCGTGACTTGATACTTCTTTCAGAGTCTTGGGCTTTGTCGGTCTGAGATACTCGGAGGAGCAGGAATACACTACATTTTCCAGTCAGTATTCGTAAAGCATTTTGGAGGAGGTTGATCCATGTGAGGACTTGACTGATGATGACCTTTGAACCGCTATACATAATGCAACTGGTCCTAGATCCGCGTTATTTGTGCCAGACGTTCCTTTTGAGGTTCTGATTAGAAGCAAAATTGCCCGTTTGTTTATTGGTTATCACGAGGTAATCAAGATGAGTCATCGATGTATGGTACATGAGCTACAACGGTTTTGCCGTTTCTTAGAAAGTGAATCGATGATGTTATTGGGAATTTTTTTCGACATGTTCTTCAACCTTCTTAGATGATGATTGGGCACATCGTTGATATGGAGATGGACTATATAAACAGCTCGTATCCGAATTTTATTGGTGGAAGTAAGGCTCTCGAAATTGCAATGAAGCAAGTGAAGTCTTCTAAGGTTGCAACAGTTCAAAAGCATAAGGATGTTGTTGAAACCTAACCGAGCCTTTTGGCTTACATTAATTAACACTAGGATAATAATACAGTCCACTAATATAGAAAGGTGGTTGTTACAATTACGTTAAACATTATCCCATAAATGAAATTTCGACATAACTTGATTACCACCCGCAAAAGTAAATATATTGTTTCAACATGAGCAAAATTAAACTACAAAAAACAAATTCCAGTAGCAGACTTTTTATCTATTTATCCCTGTTAATGCCGGCATATTGGTAGGCTTCTTTTAGAATACGTTCGCGATGTATGTTCGCCTCCGAAGTTATTAGCTTCACTGCATACTTCTTCCTAAGTTGTGCGATCTTCTTCTTTGCTTTCGCCATTTCGGTTGGGAACCCAACGTGCCAGCGATCCTCAGTGATCCCCATCCAGGTTTCCATGTGTCGCATTGCGTATATTCCGCAGTCTTCATAGTTTCCTGTCGTCGCCCAACTTATCTCCAAACGAACAGGCTGACGAGCTGCAATATCATGACAACGTGGATGACGAACACGTTTCAGGTATTTGACGACCACATCTTTCTGTACACAACACAACTTGGTTAAGTCAACCTGCAGTACACTTGTGTATTAACTACCGACAGTCACTTACCACTTTCATCGGAGTCGACTTTAAGAAGAAATCGTTACCGTCAAATGTTTTCACTGGACTTTCAGAAGGATCCATATTGTCTATAACTGTAATTGCCAGATTTTTCAGGTCAAAGCAAACTAAATAATAATGTCCACGGTCAAGAATTGGGAAAATAAGGTTCCCGTATTCTTTCAGGTCCATTAACTCCTCCTTTTCCTCCAACACAACCCTCAAGGCACTAGTAAACATATCTAAGCGTTTGTTGTCATCATAACTTGATTTGGTCAGCATTTCCTCAGTCTAGTGTTAGAAACAAACAGGAAGAAATAATATTAAACTAATGTATCCGATATTCTAATTACATAGAGAACGCTATTCCAAGATATGAGTAGTGTTATAAAATATTCTTACAAAAAGGGTGGTATGACAAAGCAGCCTTGGCATTGTAAACTCTCGTCTTTTGACTTCGTCGTGATTAAGCATAGATGCCCAACAGTTAATGATGCCAGTGCTCAGCCAAACATGTGGTAGTAGATCCAATATATGAAAGTGCATCAGATGTGTTCCATAGGCAGTGCAGAATATATCATTCCTGTACACATCCGTGTTGCAAACAAAAAATTAGAATACACATATTCATATACGTTAAGTGCACCAACCTTTGTACATTTGAGTTAAGCACTTACGCCATAGTTCTTCGGacctcattttcttcctttctaTCCCGGTCAGATTTAGCTTTACTTCTTTTTTCCTTTATCAATTCAGCCAAAGGTCTGCGTGACCCATAAAGAAAGGAAACAACGTGAACATAATTATGTAGTATCCAACGGTTTAATATCTAATTCTCTAATTCAAAACTGATGCCTTATAATAGATGACGTATTAAATACATACCTTTCATCCTCTTTATCTTCGTCTTTTTTCCTATCTTCCCTTGGCTTTGCCACCCTTCGTGTTGGATATAAAAACTAGTTAACCAAAAGATATTCACATATGTATTGTAAAATAATATTAGAAACTCACTGTGTATCAATTGCACCCTCAAGGACGTATTCCCAAACTATGTTTTCTTCCCTTGTGATAGCCTTGGAGATATTGACTGCTCTCTCCAGCCAAGGCGATCTCCCAAATGCAGCTATTTTAGGTATTCTCTTTCGTTTCCCTTTGTTGACTTCATTTGTTTGTGGTCGAGTTTTCTTTATATCCCGCACTTCTGGGGACGGGAAATCTTGTGCAGTCCCGCGGCTCGATGAAGGTCTTTTGTTATCAGTCCGGATATCATTCACCAGCACGCCTTCATCATCTAGCTTTCCAGTTGCAATATCTTCAATAATGTCAGCTAGCTGAACCGCAGTTTGGGTCCACGCTGATGCAACATGCGGGGTTGAGAAGATGCCTGAGTTGTCATCTCCAGGTGTGTTGCACTCTTGGTTTCTTTTTAGGCTTACATCTACAAACATACATTTAAAAAAACAGTGATGTCTACACAGCACTATCCCCAAACAATTTATACGTAATCAGTCAGTGTTATTGGATTATGACATTACACAATTCATACCTGTATCGTTATTTCCCTTTTTGTCAGTACAAACAGCAGATCTCTCCACAGTTGATTTGGCCTCCGCATCAAAACTCTTGTTGAATAATGCTTTGTATCGTTCCGCAGCTTCTAAAACCTCCGTAGTATCCGGATAACAGCGTGCAAACTTTGATATTGCTCGGTCTAACTTGCCTTTCACAGCTTCTGCTTCATCACACATTGCATTGATACTAGATATGTATGCCTGACATTCGAAAGAATCAATGACATATACTAATTAATCAGGACCATTCTATGTTGATGGGAAAACAACATAGAATCACCAATATGTAACACTTACCTTCATCTCATATCTAACATCATTCTCAGTTGTCATCCCTTCATCATTACGCGTTATATCCACTACCTCTTCCTCACTTTCCGTATCATATTCATTATCACCGTCAAACAGCTCCTTCA encodes:
- the LOC110932149 gene encoding protein FAR1-RELATED SEQUENCE 5-like — its product is MRVAELKLHANEQPDGPADLVTHLSNQRAVPDHVLVASIEQQESIASNVYQSPNGTKYWTPNVPPDLKPYEAARFRTIDEAVGMYERYAERAGFSTRLGTSKRDKAKGVFKLRYILCSRANKPKDQVAGKTSSPKRCRSIKATDSPENLDLSRKKRKLDFAAKQFIADCRNANIGPTKAHNIYVVLKGGHQNVRGTTTEFKNFGRDIREFIGDRDAQMVVDKFNERVENKQNYTFKTHIVEKELQLMFWCDGVSKTNYHAFGDVVAFDATYDMIFVPFTGVDHHKKCTIFGAGLIHNETIESYSWLLQKFLEAHNGKQPLIILTDQDCAMKQAVNNVSDKSVHRLCMWHITNKIPAKIKGSDETNAELKKQIHKLVWNVYIEPHRFEKRWNLLMSEYGLEDHAWMNEMYAIREQWIPCYFRDIPMCCLMKTTSRCESANHMFKANSSPHNTLVQFMLCYDTSVDKIRNKQRKLSYETDTTNPERYKTSFPIERHANEVYTRTLFWEVQKEIDKSNSLCYVAERGMVDGVNTYLVAHQDHTKEIVNEFKVTFNKSDLTVSCVCMGFTRVGYLCRHMFCVFRHHNIFQIPARYIHPRWCRDAIPASVHLLENRLYDDQSRSGVLWRGICDNVNMCRDRVRGNIEKLQELSDQIQAIKDKLFSEIPYDHSINKKDVVIEDVIAHKQPAEVSCTAPRKIRNKGCGKHKRTVGPGEKAIKISKKKRRKCNFCGKLVRGHDKRNCPLKRGSRLRMTRQPTKKMRYTKMKKPKNLALRILMMIGHIVDMEMDYINSSYPNFIGGSKALEIAMKQVKSSKVATVQKHKDVVET